In one window of Henckelia pumila isolate YLH828 chromosome 1, ASM3356847v2, whole genome shotgun sequence DNA:
- the LOC140874933 gene encoding pectinesterase-like yields the protein MGFDSGKKKKVAVAGLASILLVAAVVAVTVGVSKKDGDSGTASSAISASTKAVQAICNPTDYKETCEQSLSGANTTDPKELIKLAFNYAVKNIGEVISNSTLLKSAAADERTKGALDTCQDLLHTSIEDLQRSFDKFGEFDVSNLDEYVEDVKTWLSASITYQETCIDGFENTTGDTAEKMKKLLKTAGELSSNGLAMVTDFSSMLSSLNLESLGSSRRLLGSDHDSIPSFVHPEARKLLAATPISFKPNAVVSQDGSTPYKTIKAAIDAIPKKNNNTFVILVKAGLYKETVIIPKKVNNVVLLGEGPTKTRITGNKNFAEGTQTFHSATLAVNGEGFIAKDIAIENTAGPEKHQAVAVRVSGDKAIFYNVHMDGYQDTLYAHAYRQFYRNCVITGTIDFVFGDALSIFQKTRLIVRKPMNNQACMVTAQGRKDPRGVGAIVLQGCDIVADPAFVAAKPALEAYLGRPWKEYSRTIIMQSNIDGFISPDGWSPWAGTYALDTCYYGEYQNHGAGSNLSQRVKWKGIKKITPQIANSFTGGKAYTDDLWVKGSGVPYVPTLM from the exons ATGGGATTCGATTccggaaagaagaagaaggtgGCCGTAGCTGGTCTCGCCTCTATCCTCTTGGTGGCGGCCGTGGTTGCCGTCACTGTCGGCGTCTCCAAGAAAGACGGAGACAGCGGCACCGCCTCGTCCGCCATCAGCGCCTCCACTAAGGCGGTGCAAGCCATTTGCAACCCCACAGATTACAAGGAAACCTGTGAACAATCTCTTTCTGGTGCCAACACCACCGACCCTAAGGAGCTGATCAAGCTGGCATTCAACTACGCCGTTAAGAACATCGGAGAGGTCATTTCGAACTCGACTCTTCTGAAATCCGCGGCCGCCGATGAGAGGACCAAGGGGGCCTTGGACACTTGCCAAGACTTGCTCCACACCTCCATCGAAGACCTCCAGAGATCGTTCGACAAGTTCGGCGAATTCGATGTCAGCAATTTGGACGAGTACGTGGAGGATGTCAAGACATGGCTTAGCGCCTCTATCACATACCAAGAGACTTGCATTGATGGGTTCGAGAATACCACCGGAGACACCGCGGAGAAGATGAAGAAGCTGTTGAAAACCGCTGGAGAGTTATCAAGCAACGGCCTCGCCATGGTGACCGATTTCTCCTCCATGTTGTCTAGTTTAAACTTGGAAAGCTTGGGCAGCAGCCGCCGGCTACTAGGGTCCGACCACGATTCGATCCCCTCGTTCGTGCACCCTGAGGCACGAAAGCTCCTTGCCGCAACTCCCATATCATTCAAGCCGAATGCGGTTGTGTCACAAGATGGAAGCACACCGTATAAGACCATCAAGGCAGCCATTGATGCCATCCCCAAGAAGAATAACAATACTTTTGTCATTCTTGTGAAGGCTGGTTTGTACAAGGAAACTGTCATAATCCCCAAGAAGGTGAACAACGTTGTGCTGCTCGGAGAGGGTCCCACCAAGACTAGGATCACAGGCAACAAGAACTTTGCCGAAGGCACCCAAACCTTCCACTCTGCCACTCTTG CCGTGAACGGAGAAGGTTTCATCGCCAAGGACATCGCGATCGAGAACACCGCCGGCCCCGAGAAGCATCAGGCCGTGGCCGTTCGTGTCTCCGGAGACAAGGCCATATTCTACAACGTACACATGGACGGATACCAAGACACCCTCTACGCACACGCCTACCGCCAGTTCTACCGCAACTGCGTCATCACCGGCACCATCGACTTCGTCTTCGGCGATGCCTTGTCCATCTTCCAGAAAACCCGCCTCATCGTCCGCAAGCCGATGAACAACCAAGCATGCATGGTGACCGCACAAGGCCGCAAGGACCCCCGTGGAGTCGGAGCCATCGTTCTCCAAGGCTGCGACATCGTGGCTGATCCGGCTTTTGTGGCCGCAAAGCCCGCCTTGGAAGCCTACCTGGGACGCCCATGGAAGGAGTACTCGAGGACCATCATCATGCAATCCAACATCGACGGGTTCATCTCTCCCGATGGTTGGTCTCCATGGGCCGGAACTTATGCTCTGGACACATGTTACTACGGCGAGTACCAGAACCATGGAGCCGGGTCGAATCTTTCGCAGAGGGTTAAGTGGAAGGGTATCAAGAAGATCACACCACAGATTGCCAATAGCTTCACCGGAGGGAAAGCATACACTGATGATTTGTGGGTGAAGGGGTCCGGGGTGCCATATGTTCCCACCCTCATGTAA